From one Flavobacterium sp. N502536 genomic stretch:
- a CDS encoding DUF4157 domain-containing protein, protein MRAFEQRKKSGPDTSTFFGPKIQKKIKTGTVGDKYEVEADAVADKVVNNKPSAAGLLQSKEEVQQKPISETISSVQSKEKKEEEKVQTKSDKKEEEKTVQAKCADCEKEGVQKKEDKKEEEKPVQKKGKNTESEIHDSNLEGRLNSSKGSGATLDQNTKNEMEAGFGTDFSNVKIHTDSSAVQMSQELGAQAFTSGNDVYFNEGKYNPGSTEGKHLLAHELTHTVQQGNRSKNVQKQSDVVQLASIPWNISQWTTHKRESSNFSVSAGGSIALSSNLDWVGPPRCRDIASTIEVKIYKSVDLWFDSKVHEDTISLSGGSTSVSGLEGGTYYVEIYLGGYNGDPTHCSLTGSVGITTT, encoded by the coding sequence ATGAGAGCATTTGAACAACGAAAAAAAAGCGGTCCTGACACTTCTACTTTTTTTGGACCCAAAATTCAGAAAAAGATAAAAACAGGAACAGTTGGAGACAAATATGAGGTAGAAGCCGATGCTGTAGCCGATAAAGTGGTGAACAACAAACCTTCTGCTGCCGGGCTTCTGCAATCAAAAGAAGAGGTACAGCAAAAACCTATTTCGGAAACAATTTCTTCTGTTCAGAGTAAAGAAAAGAAAGAGGAAGAGAAAGTTCAGACAAAATCAGACAAAAAAGAAGAGGAGAAAACTGTTCAGGCCAAGTGTGCTGATTGTGAAAAAGAAGGTGTGCAGAAAAAAGAGGACAAAAAAGAAGAAGAAAAACCGGTTCAGAAAAAAGGAAAAAACACCGAAAGTGAAATCCATGACAGCAATCTGGAAGGAAGACTCAACAGTTCAAAAGGAAGCGGCGCTACTTTGGATCAAAACACTAAAAACGAAATGGAAGCCGGTTTTGGAACCGATTTCAGCAACGTAAAAATCCATACCGATTCGAGTGCTGTTCAGATGAGTCAGGAGCTCGGTGCACAGGCTTTTACGAGTGGTAATGATGTTTATTTTAATGAAGGGAAATACAATCCCGGCTCGACTGAAGGGAAACATTTATTGGCGCACGAGTTAACTCATACCGTACAACAGGGAAACAGAAGCAAAAATGTTCAAAAACAAAGTGATGTTGTACAATTGGCCAGCATCCCCTGGAACATCTCGCAATGGACCACACACAAACGGGAATCGAGTAACTTTAGTGTTTCAGCAGGTGGTTCGATAGCTTTAAGTTCAAATTTGGATTGGGTTGGCCCTCCCAGATGTCGTGATATTGCCAGTACAATAGAAGTTAAAATATATAAAAGTGTAGACTTATGGTTTGACAGTAAGGTTCATGAAGATACGATTTCATTGTCAGGAGGAAGTACCTCTGTTTCGGGTTTAGAAGGCGGTACGTATTATGTCGAAATTTATCTGGGAGGCTATAATGGCGACCCAACACATTGCAGTCTTACCGGAAGCGTCGGAATAACCACAACCTAA